One stretch of Chitinophaga pendula DNA includes these proteins:
- a CDS encoding TetR/AcrR family transcriptional regulator, whose product MTITKDEIIKSEIVAEAGKLFRHYGLSKTTMEDIANAVGKGKSTLYYYYRNKEDIFDAVIRHEKDIVFRNIQEEVANAGSASEKLEAFAKTRMRELKKMTNLYKVVLREMAVCNELEKNIRQRYAHLEAELLKSILQYGIVTGEFKNIPPSDMDTLVFLLASAQHGVEIALIVNDKVDEMSEKMDYLIDLYLNGIKKK is encoded by the coding sequence ATGACAATTACCAAAGACGAAATCATAAAGTCGGAGATCGTAGCAGAAGCAGGTAAACTGTTCCGCCACTACGGCCTCAGCAAAACGACCATGGAAGATATCGCCAATGCCGTTGGTAAAGGGAAAAGTACGCTATACTACTACTACCGCAATAAAGAAGATATCTTCGACGCCGTCATCAGACACGAAAAAGATATCGTCTTCCGCAATATCCAGGAAGAAGTAGCAAACGCCGGCTCCGCCTCGGAAAAACTCGAAGCATTCGCCAAAACCCGCATGCGGGAACTGAAAAAAATGACCAACCTCTATAAGGTCGTACTCAGAGAAATGGCCGTCTGTAACGAACTGGAAAAAAACATCCGCCAACGATATGCCCACCTGGAAGCAGAATTGCTCAAAAGCATCCTCCAATACGGCATCGTCACCGGAGAGTTCAAAAACATTCCACCCTCCGATATGGATACCCTCGTATTCCTCCTGGCAAGTGCCCAGCATGGCGTAGAAATAGCGCTTATTGTCAATGATAAAGTAGACGAGATGTCAGAAAAAATGGACTACCTCATCGATCTGTATCTAAACGGGATCAAAAAAAAGTGA
- a CDS encoding RNA polymerase sigma factor encodes MSANAKYINQQLFADISAGDEAAFTIFFKKYYPEMFWNAYKFLKSEFWAEEIVQGVFLSIWTQRANLKGVISPTDYLYRLVANRCLDRIRRHERESKAQYLLQQELLSESDATTEVNQKERLHQLLEEAVNHLPQQRRRIYQLRYKDGLSYHQIAEMLDLTKNTVRNHLTLAVSDIRSYILSQDDIYILICLIIFF; translated from the coding sequence GTGAGCGCAAATGCAAAATATATCAACCAACAACTGTTTGCCGACATTTCAGCGGGAGATGAGGCAGCATTTACTATCTTTTTCAAGAAGTATTATCCTGAAATGTTCTGGAATGCTTATAAGTTTCTGAAGTCTGAATTTTGGGCAGAGGAAATCGTTCAGGGTGTTTTTCTCAGCATCTGGACTCAGCGTGCGAATTTGAAAGGTGTAATTTCACCGACTGACTATCTTTACCGTCTTGTCGCTAACAGATGTCTTGACAGGATACGCAGACACGAAAGGGAATCAAAAGCGCAATATCTATTGCAGCAGGAATTGCTATCAGAGAGCGATGCCACCACTGAAGTCAATCAGAAAGAACGCTTACACCAATTACTGGAAGAAGCGGTGAATCATCTTCCGCAACAAAGGCGGCGTATTTACCAGCTCCGGTACAAGGACGGGCTGAGTTACCACCAGATTGCTGAAATGCTTGATTTAACGAAGAATACTGTCAGGAATCACCTTACACTTGCTGTTAGCGATATCCGTTCCTATATACTGTCACAAGATGATATATATATACTGATCTGCCTGATCATCTTTTTTTAA
- a CDS encoding FecR family protein, producing the protein MSDRIKYLWRQYIAETATLAEVAELFRYIEDTSNDQENGTIFRDELKSFPIPPHLQRQAPEDVLRAILSADVPEAPVLGPVKIRQRRRWLRYAAAFLLFLAGGGMAWWLNRADTPRATTDIRRFSREVMPGHNGAILTLSDGREVMLDSLGDGTVAMQGNTAIRLSHGQLAYDLQAADENVALLYNTTKTPNGRQYQLILPDGTKVWLNAASSLRYPVMFTNKERLVEVSGEAYFEVAQNGQAPFRIKINEMMEIQVLGTHFNINAYANEADIQTTLLEGSVRIVNNGQAYLLAPGQQAQVRGASLRIKKDIDLSQVMAWKAGAFSFVNADVPAVMRQLARWYDIEVRYEGDIPVREFTGEIGRNLSLDQVLQLLTKNRINYRIEHEKLITIVP; encoded by the coding sequence ATGTCTGATCGTATAAAATACCTATGGCGGCAATATATAGCTGAAACTGCTACACTAGCAGAGGTAGCGGAGTTGTTCCGTTACATTGAGGATACTTCGAATGATCAGGAGAACGGGACAATTTTTAGAGATGAGCTGAAATCCTTTCCTATTCCACCTCATTTACAAAGGCAGGCGCCGGAGGATGTATTGAGAGCAATTCTATCTGCCGACGTTCCGGAGGCGCCGGTTTTAGGGCCGGTCAAAATCCGGCAACGGAGGCGTTGGTTACGATATGCTGCAGCATTTTTATTGTTTCTTGCAGGCGGTGGCATGGCATGGTGGCTAAATAGGGCTGATACGCCCCGGGCTACTACGGATATCCGAAGATTTTCCAGGGAGGTAATGCCCGGACACAATGGGGCTATTCTTACCTTATCAGACGGCCGGGAAGTGATGCTTGACAGCCTTGGTGACGGGACTGTAGCGATGCAGGGTAATACGGCTATACGGCTTAGTCACGGTCAACTAGCCTATGATCTGCAGGCAGCTGACGAAAATGTCGCGTTGTTATATAATACGACCAAGACACCTAACGGCCGACAGTACCAGCTGATCCTTCCGGACGGCACAAAAGTATGGCTCAATGCGGCCAGCAGCCTCAGATATCCTGTCATGTTTACTAATAAGGAACGGTTAGTAGAAGTAAGTGGAGAGGCTTATTTCGAAGTTGCTCAGAATGGGCAGGCACCTTTCCGCATAAAGATAAATGAGATGATGGAGATACAAGTGCTGGGTACACATTTTAACATCAATGCATATGCTAACGAAGCGGATATCCAGACTACTTTGCTGGAGGGCTCTGTAAGAATAGTGAACAATGGCCAGGCATATCTGCTGGCGCCTGGCCAGCAGGCCCAAGTCCGTGGCGCCTCGCTGCGTATAAAAAAAGATATAGACCTTTCACAGGTAATGGCATGGAAGGCTGGAGCCTTTTCATTTGTCAATGCAGATGTTCCTGCGGTTATGCGTCAGCTGGCGAGATGGTATGATATAGAAGTAAGATACGAAGGAGATATTCCCGTCCGAGAGTTTACCGGTGAAATAGGCCGAAACCTGAGCCTTGATCAGGTGTTACAGCTATTAACTAAGAACAGGATCAATTACAGGATCGAACATGAGAAACTGATCACTATAGTTCCATAA
- a CDS encoding SusC/RagA family TonB-linked outer membrane protein, with amino-acid sequence MKLFSISLLAITLQVSAAAYSQRVTYAATSVNLKQVFREFKKQTGYFFFYDNREIANSVPVTVDVKHLPLEQALEQVLSGQPFDFQVQGTTISITQKAVQRTPISSEGASYLRLAVIKGIVKDSSGIPLPGASVAIKNSDGTLRKGVVTNATGAFTINAAIGDVLVISFVGYIRKEVTITSEAPLDIMLSAASNVMEQVVVTALGIRKTTKALTYHVQEVKGEEISRVPDASFVNALAGKVAGITINSSASGIGGSTRVVMRGDKSLSATGNNNALYVLDGIPLPNLFSSSSVTTNGVYGGKDGGEGISDFNAEDIASMSVLTGAASAALYGGMAANGALLINTKKGSSTGTRISFSNATNFYKPFVLPAFQNTYGTSAPGSFDSWGQKLAIPSSYDPADFFETGMNVSNSISLATGNAKNQTYLSAATSNAKGIIPNNTFDRYNLTLRNTTYYLDNKLTLDITAMYVRSKNQNMRSQGQYLNPLVPIYLFPRGDDIEKYKVFERYNPDRNFKTQFWPASYGTQNMAMQNPYWTINRDFSTIDKERYILGANLTYRALSWLTLMARVRADHSANRNEVKNYASTLPLLTANSLNGSYLDLTATTRNTYADMLVSIEKSFGNVGLTANAGASLLDNRFRLSGNALGGDGAPLSKVPNLFSSTNIIPQPQPGSQPDITQTQSVYATAQTDYKQLVYLNLSARNEWPSQLANNSGNKRSLFYPSAGLSVIASDLLQLPKNIFSFLKIRGSYSEVGNPPLLFMANPPYEVSVSGPSLNRDLPFNLLPERTKSYEAGITANFLANKLSLDVTVYKANTFNQIFTFTAPGGSGFANYFINAGNVQNKGIEASLSYNGAVGVVRFNSGVTFTMNRNRILELAGNAVNPFTGRLLETSDTMYMAGIGSASSAAVLGSAIGDIYVNSLMTDPHGYILINNTTGGMVQVNNKQLIYAGNPNPLYKVSFRNGISYGNFQFNFLIDWRIGGRVVSSTQAIMDGYGVSKASADARDNQSVLINGYSVDAKRYYQTVGLGTGVLSQYVYSATNARLREASLSYSLPTVIFKHKLRELTLSLIGRNLFMFYNKAPFDPENTASTGTYFQGIDYFMAPSLRSFGFSVKASL; translated from the coding sequence ATGAAGTTATTTTCGATTTCACTATTAGCAATCACGTTGCAGGTCTCTGCTGCAGCCTATTCTCAAAGGGTTACCTATGCAGCTACGTCTGTGAATTTAAAGCAAGTCTTCAGGGAGTTCAAGAAGCAAACCGGCTACTTCTTTTTTTACGACAACCGGGAGATTGCGAATAGTGTTCCTGTAACGGTAGACGTTAAGCATCTGCCGCTGGAGCAAGCGCTGGAACAGGTTCTTTCCGGCCAGCCATTTGATTTCCAGGTACAGGGTACTACGATTTCTATTACCCAGAAGGCGGTGCAGCGGACTCCTATTTCTTCTGAAGGCGCTTCGTATTTACGATTAGCTGTTATTAAGGGTATTGTAAAGGATTCTTCGGGTATACCATTGCCTGGTGCTTCAGTGGCGATCAAGAACAGCGACGGCACGCTCCGAAAGGGGGTTGTAACAAATGCTACTGGTGCCTTTACCATCAATGCAGCTATTGGCGATGTATTGGTTATTTCCTTTGTCGGTTATATACGGAAAGAAGTGACGATTACGTCGGAAGCACCGCTGGATATTATGCTGAGTGCTGCCAGTAATGTTATGGAACAAGTGGTGGTTACTGCGCTCGGTATCCGTAAAACAACCAAAGCGCTTACCTATCATGTACAGGAGGTAAAAGGCGAGGAGATCAGCCGTGTGCCTGATGCCAGTTTTGTGAACGCGTTAGCCGGAAAGGTAGCTGGCATTACGATCAACAGCAGTGCATCCGGTATTGGTGGTTCTACCAGGGTTGTAATGCGAGGCGATAAGTCTCTCAGTGCTACAGGGAATAATAATGCGCTTTATGTACTGGATGGTATTCCTCTTCCTAACCTGTTCTCTTCATCGAGTGTAACGACGAATGGTGTATATGGGGGGAAAGATGGAGGCGAAGGTATTTCTGATTTTAACGCTGAAGATATTGCCAGTATGTCCGTGCTGACGGGAGCTGCTTCAGCTGCATTGTACGGCGGCATGGCGGCCAATGGTGCTTTGCTGATCAATACCAAAAAAGGGAGTAGTACTGGTACGCGTATTAGCTTTTCCAATGCTACTAATTTCTACAAGCCTTTTGTACTACCTGCGTTCCAAAATACCTATGGTACATCTGCTCCGGGGAGTTTTGACAGCTGGGGTCAGAAGCTGGCGATTCCCAGTAGTTATGATCCGGCAGATTTTTTTGAGACAGGCATGAATGTTTCCAACAGTATAAGTTTGGCGACCGGCAATGCCAAAAACCAGACTTATCTTTCGGCGGCAACGTCCAATGCAAAGGGTATTATTCCTAACAATACATTTGACCGTTATAATCTGACGCTCCGCAATACCACTTATTATCTCGACAACAAACTGACACTGGATATTACTGCGATGTACGTGCGGTCCAAAAATCAGAACATGCGGTCTCAGGGGCAGTATCTTAATCCGCTGGTACCTATTTATCTTTTTCCGCGCGGTGATGATATTGAGAAATATAAGGTTTTCGAGCGGTATAATCCTGACAGGAATTTCAAGACGCAGTTCTGGCCTGCTTCCTACGGCACTCAGAATATGGCGATGCAGAATCCATACTGGACGATTAACCGAGATTTCAGTACGATCGATAAGGAGCGGTATATTCTTGGCGCCAACCTTACCTACCGGGCGCTTAGCTGGTTGACGTTAATGGCGAGGGTTAGAGCGGATCATAGTGCTAACCGTAATGAAGTAAAGAACTATGCTTCTACATTACCATTACTTACTGCGAATTCCCTCAACGGATCTTATCTCGATCTAACTGCCACTACGCGGAATACGTATGCGGACATGCTGGTTAGCATTGAAAAGTCTTTTGGTAATGTTGGATTAACGGCAAATGCAGGAGCCAGTTTACTTGATAACAGGTTTCGACTTAGCGGCAATGCGCTTGGAGGGGATGGAGCGCCGTTGTCTAAAGTGCCTAACTTATTCAGTTCTACTAATATTATTCCGCAGCCCCAGCCCGGCAGCCAGCCAGATATTACGCAAACTCAATCAGTGTATGCGACGGCGCAGACGGATTATAAGCAGCTAGTTTACCTGAACCTTTCTGCGCGTAATGAATGGCCTTCGCAGCTGGCGAACAATAGCGGTAACAAGCGGTCTCTTTTTTATCCTTCTGCCGGTTTATCGGTGATTGCCAGTGACCTATTGCAGTTACCCAAAAATATATTTTCATTTCTAAAGATAAGAGGATCCTATAGCGAGGTGGGCAATCCACCGTTACTTTTCATGGCCAATCCGCCATATGAGGTAAGTGTTTCGGGCCCCAGTTTAAACAGGGATCTTCCCTTTAATCTGTTACCTGAAAGGACGAAGTCCTATGAGGCAGGTATCACTGCTAATTTCCTGGCTAACAAGCTTAGTCTGGATGTTACAGTTTACAAGGCTAATACTTTTAACCAGATATTTACGTTTACTGCGCCCGGCGGGAGTGGATTCGCCAATTATTTCATTAATGCGGGGAATGTACAGAATAAAGGCATAGAAGCTTCACTGAGCTACAATGGCGCTGTAGGTGTGGTCAGGTTTAATTCCGGTGTAACCTTTACGATGAACAGGAACAGGATATTGGAATTAGCAGGCAACGCTGTCAATCCTTTTACGGGGAGATTGCTTGAGACTTCGGACACTATGTATATGGCGGGGATAGGCTCGGCATCTTCTGCCGCAGTATTAGGAAGTGCTATTGGTGATATTTATGTGAACAGTCTGATGACGGATCCTCACGGCTACATCCTTATCAATAATACTACCGGTGGGATGGTACAGGTCAATAACAAACAGCTTATTTATGCAGGCAATCCGAATCCATTGTACAAAGTGTCTTTCCGGAACGGGATCAGTTATGGTAATTTCCAATTCAATTTTCTGATCGATTGGCGTATCGGGGGCCGGGTGGTTTCGTCTACGCAGGCGATTATGGACGGATATGGTGTTTCGAAGGCCAGTGCGGATGCCAGAGACAATCAAAGTGTGCTGATCAACGGTTATAGTGTAGATGCTAAGAGGTATTACCAAACGGTGGGTCTTGGGACAGGGGTATTGTCGCAATATGTATATAGTGCGACGAATGCCAGATTGCGGGAGGCCTCGCTGAGTTATAGTTTGCCGACTGTCATTTTCAAGCATAAGCTAAGGGAACTGACCCTTTCGCTGATAGGCCGTAATCTGTTTATGTTTTACAACAAAGCGCCTTTTGATCCGGAGAACACGGCCTCTACAGGTACTTACTTCCAAGGCATTGATTATTTTATGGCACCCAGCCTGAGAAGTTTTGGCTTTAGCGTAAAAGCCAGTCTGTAA